A single window of Malus sylvestris chromosome 5, drMalSylv7.2, whole genome shotgun sequence DNA harbors:
- the LOC126622807 gene encoding kinesin-like protein KIN-14Q: protein MVKGEHLLNGECTRSKLWLVDLAGCERVAKTEVQGEQLKETQNINRSLSSLGDVISALATKSSHIPFRNSKLTHLLQDSLGGDSKTLMFVQISPNENDVSETLCSLNFASRVRGIELGPAKRQLDTSEILRYKQMFEKTKLDVKSKDVQIRKMEETVHGLELKIKERDLKNKNLQDKVKELEAQLLIERKLARQHVDTKIAEQHQQQIKHQQDEQSIAPTRPPFTNRPLTSHKILSETGSALGKDQVNPLQPLMEKTNNKPSAPSFHTSDGFVKHVDATEKENNPEMAEQFLAPKKTGRVSICPTFQRIPVTAAPTP, encoded by the exons ATGGTGAAGGGAGAGCATTTGTTGAATGGGGAATGCACAAGAAGTAAGCTCTGGTTGGTGGATCTAGCAGGGTGTGAGCGTGTAGCGAAGACAGAAGTGCAAGGAGAACAACTCAAGGAAACTCAAAACATAAATAGATCTCTGTCTTCCCTTGGTGATGTCATATCTGCACTTGCAACTAAAAGCTCACACATACCTTTCAG GAACTCGAAGCTTACCCACTTGCTTCAAGACTCTTTAG GAGGAGACTCAAAGACACTCATGTTTGTTCAGATAAGTCCTAATGAAAATGATGTGAGTGAGACACTTTGCTCACTGAACTTTGCAAGTAGAGTGCGAGGGATAGAGTTGGGTCCGGCAAAGAGGCAACTGGACACTTCTGAAATTTTGAGATACAAACAGATG TTTGAGAAAACCAAGCTAGACGTCAAGAGCAAAGATGTACAGATCAGGAAGATGGAGGAAACAGTTCATggattagaattgaagataaaagAAAGAGACCTGAAGAATAaaaacctgcaagacaag GTAAAAGAATTGGAAGCACAACTTTTAATCGAGAGAAAGCTGGCACGTCAGCACGTTGACACAAAGATAGCCGAGCAGCACCAGCAGCAAATCAAACATCAACAAGATGAGCAATCTATTGCACCCACAAGGCCACCGTTTACAAACCGACCATTAACAAGTCACAAGATCCTCAGTGAAACAGGCAGTGCATTGGGAAAAGATCAAGTAAACCCTTTGCAACCACTAATGGAGAAGACCAACAACAAACCCTCAGCACCATCTTTTCATACATCGGATGGTTTTGTCAAGCATGTTGATGCTACAGAGAAAGAAAACAACCCTGAAATGGCTGAACAATTTCTTGCTCCAAAGAAAACAGGAAGAGTATCTATTTGTCCAACATTTCAGCGGATTCCAGTAACCGCAGCTCCAACTCCCTAA